In one Nicotiana sylvestris chromosome 8, ASM39365v2, whole genome shotgun sequence genomic region, the following are encoded:
- the LOC104217727 gene encoding uncharacterized protein isoform X1 yields the protein MVVESGKRRWGTWEELILGGAVLRHGTQDWNVVALELRSRTICSYYFTPEACKAKYEDLQKRYSGCNAWFEELRRRRVEELKRELQKSECSIGSLLTKIESLKAERERSAQIDYGFCHTESLAAVVKSEYMESFGKDGVSAGSFTLDTRTKFSPEFESPAIASTKEIDQKLEWSESCELAETANGNGGVLRKRRGKRKSKDAVLDSKKVSVGESDNVCSISGISTSHSKGTSTICNQSTKPTASDDSKGGLSRLRDDDDLMAIFNSITQSEVAMIFRHRHDSQKRTRYKNIIRQHVDIETVRLGLANGSIKSAAELFRDLLLLTTNAIVYYSKRTREYKSAKALRDIVIKAYRDHCESSYHKATSSLLTFSTIGNLPVKPRSACPRPSKDKLQAKSCNNVNSIAGTVGGDDHKPSDADSEVPLQSLLAAKKGFKRRGKFRLAMVDESVNRITKVPGKEVCTIYTTPVKEDHQSEMVTKERKRARKGDLQVA from the exons ATGGTGGTGGagtcgggaaaaaggaggtgggGTACGTGGGAAGAACTAATCCTAGGTGGCGCTGTTCTCCGGCATGGGACACAAGATTGGAACGTCGTCGCTTTGGAGCTGCGTTCTCGTACCATCTGTTCATACTACTTCACCCCTGAG GCCTGCAAAGCCAAGTATGAGGATTTGCAAAAGCGCTACTCTGGCTGCAA TGCTTGGTTTGAAGAGCTACGAAGACGACGAGTTGAAGAACTGAAGCGAGAATTGCAGAAATCTGAATGCTCAATTGG GTCTCTCCTCACAAAGATTGAAAGCCTTAAGGCAGAGAGAGAGCGGTCTGCTCAGATAGATTATGGTTTTTGTCACACTGAATCACTCGCTGCTGTTGTAAAGTCAGAATACATGGAGTCTTTTGGCAAAGACGGTGTATCTGCTGGCAGCTTCACACTAGATACCAGGACCAAGTTTTCACCCGAGTTTGAGAGTCCTGCTATAGCCTCGACTAAAGAGATAGATCAAAAGCTAGAATGGTCGGAGTCTTGTGAGCTAGCAGAGACTGCCAATGGAAATGGAGGGGTTTTGAGGAAGAGAAGAGGTAAAAGAAAAAGTAAAGATGCTGTTTTAGATAGCAAAAAAGTGAGTGTTGGGGAAAGTGACAATGTGTGTTCAATCAGTGGCATCTCCACTTCCCACTCTAAAGGAACATCAACCATTTGCAACCAAAGTACTAAGCCTACCGCCTCTGATGATAGTAAAGGAGGATTATCTAGACTGAGGGACGACGATGATTTGATGGCAATTTTCAATTCTATTACACAGTCCGAAGTTGCTATGATCTTTAGGCATCGTCACGATAGCCAGAAGAGAACTAGATACAAGAATATTATCAGGCAGCATGTGGATATTGAAACAGTAAGATTAGGATTAGCCAACGGTTCCATCAAATCAGCAGCTGAGCTCTTTAGAGATTTACTTTTGCTAACAACTAATGCCATTGTATATTACTCGAAAAGGACGAGAGAATACAAGTCAGCGAAGGCCCTCAGGGACATAGTCATTAAAGCATATCGGGACCATTGCGAAAGCTCTTACCACAAAGCTACTTCTTCCTTGCTCACATTCTCGACGATAGGTAATCTTCCTGTGAAGCCAAGAAGTGCTTGTCCTCGCCCCTCCAAAGACAAACTTCAAGCCAAGTCTTGCAACAATGTAAATAGTATTGCAGGGACTGTAGGAGGAGATGATCATAAACCAAGTGACGCTGATTCCGAGGTTCCATTGCAGTCATTGTTAGCTGCTAAGAAAGGCTTCAAGCGACGCGGAAAGTTCAGGCTTGCTATGGTAGATGAGTCTGTTAATCGAATAACTAAAGTACCAGGAAAGGAAGTTTGCACGATCTATACAACTCCGGTAAAGGAGGACCATCAATCTGAGATGGTAACAAAGGAACGAAAAAGAGCCCGTAAAGGTGATTTGCAGGTTGCATAG
- the LOC104217727 gene encoding uncharacterized protein isoform X2, with translation MGHKIGTSSLWSCVLVPSVHTTSPLRFTLIYACKAKYEDLQKRYSGCNAWFEELRRRRVEELKRELQKSECSIGSLLTKIESLKAERERSAQIDYGFCHTESLAAVVKSEYMESFGKDGVSAGSFTLDTRTKFSPEFESPAIASTKEIDQKLEWSESCELAETANGNGGVLRKRRGKRKSKDAVLDSKKVSVGESDNVCSISGISTSHSKGTSTICNQSTKPTASDDSKGGLSRLRDDDDLMAIFNSITQSEVAMIFRHRHDSQKRTRYKNIIRQHVDIETVRLGLANGSIKSAAELFRDLLLLTTNAIVYYSKRTREYKSAKALRDIVIKAYRDHCESSYHKATSSLLTFSTIGNLPVKPRSACPRPSKDKLQAKSCNNVNSIAGTVGGDDHKPSDADSEVPLQSLLAAKKGFKRRGKFRLAMVDESVNRITKVPGKEVCTIYTTPVKEDHQSEMVTKERKRARKGDLQVA, from the exons ATGGGACACAAGATTGGAACGTCGTCGCTTTGGAGCTGCGTTCTCGTACCATCTGTTCATACTACTTCACCCCTGAGGTTCACATTAATTTAC GCCTGCAAAGCCAAGTATGAGGATTTGCAAAAGCGCTACTCTGGCTGCAA TGCTTGGTTTGAAGAGCTACGAAGACGACGAGTTGAAGAACTGAAGCGAGAATTGCAGAAATCTGAATGCTCAATTGG GTCTCTCCTCACAAAGATTGAAAGCCTTAAGGCAGAGAGAGAGCGGTCTGCTCAGATAGATTATGGTTTTTGTCACACTGAATCACTCGCTGCTGTTGTAAAGTCAGAATACATGGAGTCTTTTGGCAAAGACGGTGTATCTGCTGGCAGCTTCACACTAGATACCAGGACCAAGTTTTCACCCGAGTTTGAGAGTCCTGCTATAGCCTCGACTAAAGAGATAGATCAAAAGCTAGAATGGTCGGAGTCTTGTGAGCTAGCAGAGACTGCCAATGGAAATGGAGGGGTTTTGAGGAAGAGAAGAGGTAAAAGAAAAAGTAAAGATGCTGTTTTAGATAGCAAAAAAGTGAGTGTTGGGGAAAGTGACAATGTGTGTTCAATCAGTGGCATCTCCACTTCCCACTCTAAAGGAACATCAACCATTTGCAACCAAAGTACTAAGCCTACCGCCTCTGATGATAGTAAAGGAGGATTATCTAGACTGAGGGACGACGATGATTTGATGGCAATTTTCAATTCTATTACACAGTCCGAAGTTGCTATGATCTTTAGGCATCGTCACGATAGCCAGAAGAGAACTAGATACAAGAATATTATCAGGCAGCATGTGGATATTGAAACAGTAAGATTAGGATTAGCCAACGGTTCCATCAAATCAGCAGCTGAGCTCTTTAGAGATTTACTTTTGCTAACAACTAATGCCATTGTATATTACTCGAAAAGGACGAGAGAATACAAGTCAGCGAAGGCCCTCAGGGACATAGTCATTAAAGCATATCGGGACCATTGCGAAAGCTCTTACCACAAAGCTACTTCTTCCTTGCTCACATTCTCGACGATAGGTAATCTTCCTGTGAAGCCAAGAAGTGCTTGTCCTCGCCCCTCCAAAGACAAACTTCAAGCCAAGTCTTGCAACAATGTAAATAGTATTGCAGGGACTGTAGGAGGAGATGATCATAAACCAAGTGACGCTGATTCCGAGGTTCCATTGCAGTCATTGTTAGCTGCTAAGAAAGGCTTCAAGCGACGCGGAAAGTTCAGGCTTGCTATGGTAGATGAGTCTGTTAATCGAATAACTAAAGTACCAGGAAAGGAAGTTTGCACGATCTATACAACTCCGGTAAAGGAGGACCATCAATCTGAGATGGTAACAAAGGAACGAAAAAGAGCCCGTAAAGGTGATTTGCAGGTTGCATAG